A single Flavobacterium sp. 1 DNA region contains:
- a CDS encoding YqgE/AlgH family protein produces the protein MISEKLKKGYLLIAEPSIIGDLSFNRSVILLADHNQDGSVGFIMNKPLKYTINDLIPEINANFKIFNGGPVEQDNLYFIHNIPKLIPNSIEISNGIYWGGDFDSTKDLINSGQIKKENIRFFLGYTGWEEHQLENEMKANSWIITKNSYENKIIGKSTLHFWKEQIMELGGEYLIWSNAPENPYLN, from the coding sequence ATGATTTCAGAAAAATTAAAAAAAGGGTATTTACTTATTGCTGAACCATCAATAATAGGAGATTTGTCATTTAATAGATCTGTAATCCTATTAGCAGATCACAATCAAGATGGTTCGGTAGGCTTCATTATGAACAAACCGCTGAAATATACAATCAATGATTTGATTCCAGAAATTAATGCTAATTTCAAAATATTCAATGGTGGTCCTGTAGAACAAGACAATTTGTACTTCATTCATAATATTCCAAAATTAATACCCAACAGCATTGAGATATCCAATGGAATCTATTGGGGAGGAGACTTTGATTCTACCAAAGACCTCATCAATAGCGGTCAAATCAAAAAAGAAAACATCCGTTTCTTTTTGGGTTACACAGGATGGGAAGAACACCAGCTTGAAAATGAAATGAAAGCTAATTCTTGGATTATTACAAAAAACAGTTACGAGAATAAAATAATCGGAAAATCTACGCTTCATTTCTGGAAAGAACAAATCATGGAATTAGGAGGTGAATACCTTATTTGGTCCAATGCTCCCGAAAATCCCTATTTAAACTAA
- the fmt gene encoding methionyl-tRNA formyltransferase, with translation MEKLRIIFMGTPEFAVGILDTLIKNNYEVAGVITAADKPAGRGQKIKYSAVKEYALENNLHLLQPTNLKDEAFLEELKSLNANLQIVVAFRMLPKAVWEMPALGTFNLHASLLPNYRGAAPINWAIINGETKTGVTTFFIDDKIDTGAMILSSETAIDNTENAGQLHDRLMHLGCDTVIDTLKLIENGKVTTTIQNDTSDIKTAYKLNKENCKIDWSKSKTDIHNLIRGLSPYPAAWCYFGDKDQEWNVKIYEAKAILEKHNHEIGTLIYTKKEMKIAADEGFIQILSLQFPGKKKMTTAELLNGITFSESAKAY, from the coding sequence ATGGAAAAATTAAGAATCATATTTATGGGAACTCCAGAATTTGCAGTTGGAATTCTAGACACCCTAATCAAAAACAATTATGAAGTAGCTGGCGTAATCACTGCTGCAGACAAACCAGCCGGCCGAGGACAGAAAATAAAATATTCGGCTGTAAAAGAATATGCTTTAGAAAATAATTTACACTTATTACAGCCAACAAATTTAAAGGACGAGGCTTTTCTTGAAGAATTAAAATCATTAAATGCCAATTTACAAATCGTAGTTGCATTTAGAATGCTGCCAAAAGCGGTATGGGAAATGCCTGCTCTGGGAACATTTAATCTGCACGCTTCATTGCTTCCTAATTATAGAGGAGCGGCACCAATAAATTGGGCAATAATTAATGGAGAAACGAAAACTGGTGTTACCACTTTTTTTATTGATGACAAAATAGATACTGGCGCAATGATTTTAAGCAGTGAGACAGCGATCGACAATACCGAAAATGCCGGACAGCTTCACGACCGCTTGATGCATTTGGGATGTGACACTGTTATTGATACTTTGAAATTGATTGAAAACGGCAAAGTAACAACAACTATTCAAAATGACACTTCAGACATCAAAACCGCTTATAAGCTAAATAAGGAGAACTGCAAAATTGACTGGTCAAAATCTAAAACAGACATCCACAACCTTATAAGAGGATTAAGCCCTTATCCTGCTGCTTGGTGCTATTTTGGAGACAAGGATCAAGAATGGAATGTAAAAATATATGAGGCCAAAGCAATTTTAGAAAAGCACAATCATGAAATTGGCACTCTAATCTACACTAAAAAAGAAATGAAAATTGCAGCGGATGAAGGCTTTATTCAAATATTAAGTTTACAATTTCCCGGAAAAAAGAAAATGACAACTGCTGAATTATTAAACGGTATTACTTTTTCGGAAAGTGCAAAAGCGTATTAA
- a CDS encoding HU family DNA-binding protein — protein sequence MNKSELIDAIAADAGITKAAAKLALESFLGNVGGTLKKGGKVSLVGFGSWSVSSRAARDGRNPQTGKTIQIAAKNVVKFKAGADLEGAVN from the coding sequence ATGAACAAATCAGAATTAATCGACGCTATCGCTGCAGATGCAGGAATTACTAAAGCCGCTGCAAAATTAGCGCTTGAATCATTTTTAGGAAATGTAGGTGGTACTTTGAAAAAAGGTGGTAAAGTATCTTTAGTAGGATTTGGATCTTGGTCTGTATCTTCAAGAGCAGCAAGAGACGGAAGAAATCCTCAAACTGGAAAAACCATTCAAATCGCTGCAAAGAATGTTGTAAAATTCAAAGCTGGAGCAGATTTAGAAGGAGCTGTAAACTAA